One genomic segment of Aminivibrio sp. includes these proteins:
- the uvrB gene encoding excinuclease ABC subunit UvrB yields MRTEDRKFHLVSEWPPSGDQPEAIRRLSAGISENRRFQTLLGVTGSGKTFTIANVIAEAGRPVLVLAHNKTLAAQLYSEFKGFFPYNAVHYFVSYYDYYQPEAYVPATDTYIEKDASVNDRIERLRLAATKALIERRDVIVVASVSCIYGLGRKETYEKIIFPFSVGDRWERRVFMEKLLENYYERNDLVVEQGSFRARGDIIEIFPAYGETALRICFFDDEIEKIDEFDPVSGKVKENLDHASIFPAQHYVTDRDAIDRSIEPIRAEMEDQAAAFERQGKFLEAQRIRMRTQYDMEMLMETGYCSGIENYSRYLDGRNPGEPPGTLLDFFPADFLLVVDESHITLPQVRGMFNGDRARKLTLVENGFRLPSCLDNRPLEWAEFEKYMKQAVFVTATPGDYEFRVSERVVEQLIRPTGVLDPEVEILPASGQVDDLIGRLREITSRGERALITTLTKKSSEDLAEYLADLQFKVKYIHSELNTFERAELIRDLRNGEISVLVGINLLREGMDLPEVSLVAILDADREGFLRSERSLIQMMGRAARNTAGKVILYADEITDSIRNATAETARRRALQMKYNEDHGITPASIRKDVISLLPEELMADADSGYLRKREKDTLEGISPAELEKMMWQAVERLDFEKAARLRDTLASLEGKELNRVAMDSNQRSKRTQSKKHRR; encoded by the coding sequence ATGAGAACTGAAGACCGGAAATTCCACCTGGTTTCGGAATGGCCGCCTTCCGGCGACCAGCCTGAAGCCATACGCCGGCTTTCTGCCGGCATCTCGGAAAACCGGCGTTTCCAGACTCTTCTCGGGGTGACCGGAAGCGGAAAGACCTTTACGATTGCCAACGTGATCGCCGAAGCAGGCAGGCCCGTTCTCGTGCTCGCCCACAACAAAACCCTCGCGGCACAGCTTTACAGTGAATTCAAGGGATTTTTCCCTTACAATGCCGTGCATTATTTTGTCAGCTATTACGACTATTACCAGCCTGAGGCCTATGTTCCCGCAACGGATACCTATATAGAAAAAGACGCGTCGGTCAACGACAGAATTGAACGGCTTCGACTCGCTGCAACCAAGGCGCTGATAGAACGGCGGGACGTCATTGTCGTTGCCAGCGTATCCTGCATCTATGGTCTCGGACGAAAGGAGACCTACGAAAAGATCATTTTTCCTTTCTCGGTGGGCGATCGGTGGGAACGGCGGGTGTTCATGGAAAAGCTGCTGGAAAACTACTACGAAAGAAACGATTTGGTGGTGGAACAGGGTAGTTTCCGAGCCAGGGGAGACATAATCGAAATTTTTCCCGCCTATGGGGAGACAGCCCTCCGGATATGTTTTTTCGACGACGAAATAGAAAAAATAGATGAGTTCGATCCCGTTTCGGGAAAGGTAAAAGAAAACCTTGACCATGCTTCAATTTTTCCCGCCCAGCATTATGTTACAGACAGAGATGCCATAGACCGGTCCATCGAGCCCATTCGGGCTGAAATGGAGGACCAGGCAGCGGCATTCGAACGACAGGGGAAGTTTCTTGAAGCCCAACGCATCAGAATGAGAACCCAGTACGACATGGAAATGCTTATGGAAACGGGATACTGCTCTGGAATAGAGAATTATTCGAGATATCTCGACGGAAGGAATCCGGGAGAACCGCCGGGAACACTGCTCGACTTCTTCCCCGCCGACTTTCTCCTTGTCGTGGATGAATCCCACATTACCCTTCCCCAGGTCAGAGGAATGTTCAACGGTGACCGTGCCCGGAAGCTGACCCTGGTGGAAAACGGCTTTCGGCTTCCTTCCTGTCTCGACAACAGGCCCCTGGAATGGGCGGAATTCGAGAAATACATGAAGCAGGCCGTTTTCGTAACAGCGACCCCAGGAGACTACGAGTTCCGGGTTTCCGAGAGAGTGGTGGAGCAGCTCATCCGCCCCACCGGCGTCCTCGACCCTGAAGTGGAGATCCTCCCCGCGAGCGGGCAGGTGGACGACCTCATCGGACGGCTCAGGGAAATCACCTCAAGAGGTGAAAGAGCACTGATAACCACCCTGACGAAAAAATCATCGGAAGACCTTGCGGAGTATCTTGCCGACCTCCAGTTCAAGGTAAAGTACATTCACTCGGAGCTTAACACCTTCGAAAGGGCGGAACTCATTCGGGATCTCAGGAACGGCGAAATTTCGGTCCTTGTGGGAATCAATCTTCTCCGGGAGGGAATGGATCTTCCGGAGGTGTCCCTTGTGGCCATTCTCGATGCCGACAGGGAAGGTTTTCTCCGCTCAGAGCGCTCACTCATCCAGATGATGGGCAGGGCAGCGAGGAATACGGCGGGAAAGGTTATACTCTACGCTGACGAAATCACCGACAGTATACGAAACGCCACCGCAGAGACCGCGCGGAGACGGGCACTGCAGATGAAGTACAATGAAGACCATGGAATAACGCCGGCTTCGATCAGAAAAGACGTCATTTCGCTTCTGCCCGAAGAGCTCATGGCCGACGCAGATTCAGGATATCTACGGAAAAGAGAAAAGGATACCCTGGAAGGGATTTCTCCTGCAGAACTTGAAAAGATGATGTGGCAGGCCGTGGAACGGCTTGATTTCGAGAAGGCGGCCCGTCTCAGGGACACGCTCGCTTCTCTGGAAGGGAAGGAATTGAACCGTGTTGCAATGGATTCAAATCAAAGGAGCAAGAGAACACAATCTAAAAAACATCGACGTTGA
- the uvrA gene encoding excinuclease ABC subunit UvrA, translating into MLQWIQIKGAREHNLKNIDVDIPKNKLVIITGPSGSGKSSLAFDTLYAEGQRRYVESLSVYARQFLGVQNKPDVDDISGLSPAISIEQKGVSHNPRSIVGTVTEIYDFFRLIFARVGKPHCPSCGKEVMRYSLDEIVDIIFRSFPGERLEILAPLVRGKKGEYRNLLSQTRDKGFLRVRIDGAALWLEEEISLEKNKRHTIEVIVDRLRVQEDRRGRIAEAVENALSLSGGYVVAVPEKGDEKLLTENFTCPSCDISLPEIEPRLFSFNNPYGACPDCSGIGSHQFFSEELAIDPERSLAEGAVLPWKKKHYMLTKLEKFAAKKGWDLSGSYGKLPGNIKEFILRGSDERIPLMFRDGGGERAYMGRYEGLLPWLDARWKETESEAVLEELATYRADDECKTCGGLRLKPEALSVKVGDYGIGDFVSMPIDELCLVLENISFTSGDEHIVHQVLLETRKRLHFLTDVGVGYLSLIRRADTLSGGESQRIRLATQIGSKLSGVLYVLDEPTIGLHSRDTEKLVRTLESIRDLGNTVVVVEHDRETMMAADSIIEMGPGAGDGGGNIVFAGEYEEAFRSPFLTGPYLRGESNGIVRPKERRRPKGTLTVKGARHNNLKGIDVEFPTGLFITVTGVSGSGKSSLIHDVLYKGMRRHLDRDFRERAGNHKSIDGWENFRNIILVDQSPIGRTPRSNPATYTGLFTLIRELFTELPEAKLRGYLPGRFSFNVRGGRCEACGGGGSTKVSMLFLPDVYVPCEVCGGKRYNRETLEVKFKGKSISDVLDMTVDEALQFFRDIPRIASKLGLIAEAGLGYIRLGQSALTLSGGEAQRVKLSKELSKKFSGPTLYLLDEPTTGLYYTDVEKLLVIVNKIVDQGNTVILIEHNLDVLMSADYIIDLGPEGGNGGGQLVAAGTPEDLMHSSKGYTARFLREYSDQIGERMKKSG; encoded by the coding sequence GTGTTGCAATGGATTCAAATCAAAGGAGCAAGAGAACACAATCTAAAAAACATCGACGTTGATATCCCGAAAAACAAGCTCGTGATCATCACGGGCCCTTCGGGATCAGGTAAGTCGTCCCTCGCTTTCGATACTCTCTACGCCGAGGGTCAGCGAAGATATGTAGAATCTCTTTCCGTCTACGCAAGACAGTTTCTTGGTGTCCAGAACAAACCGGACGTGGATGACATTTCGGGGCTCTCCCCGGCAATATCCATTGAACAGAAGGGCGTATCCCACAATCCTCGCTCCATCGTCGGAACCGTCACGGAAATATATGACTTTTTCCGTTTGATTTTCGCCAGGGTGGGCAAGCCCCATTGCCCCTCCTGCGGGAAGGAAGTCATGCGTTATTCCCTCGATGAAATAGTGGACATCATCTTCCGCAGTTTCCCCGGGGAGAGGCTGGAAATTCTCGCGCCCCTGGTGAGGGGTAAAAAGGGAGAATACAGGAACCTGCTTTCCCAGACTCGTGACAAGGGCTTCCTCCGTGTCCGGATTGACGGGGCCGCTCTATGGCTGGAAGAAGAAATATCCCTGGAAAAGAACAAACGCCACACCATAGAGGTCATCGTCGACAGGCTTAGGGTCCAGGAAGACAGGCGGGGCAGAATTGCCGAAGCAGTGGAGAACGCACTCTCCCTCAGTGGAGGCTACGTGGTGGCAGTCCCTGAAAAGGGAGATGAAAAACTGCTCACGGAGAATTTTACCTGTCCCTCGTGCGATATTTCTCTACCCGAGATAGAACCCAGGCTTTTTTCTTTCAACAATCCGTACGGAGCCTGCCCGGACTGTTCCGGTATAGGCAGCCACCAGTTTTTTTCGGAAGAGCTTGCCATCGATCCTGAAAGGTCCCTGGCCGAAGGGGCCGTTCTTCCGTGGAAAAAAAAGCACTACATGCTGACAAAACTGGAAAAGTTCGCTGCAAAAAAAGGATGGGATCTCTCCGGATCCTATGGAAAGCTCCCCGGGAATATTAAAGAGTTTATTCTCAGAGGATCGGATGAACGAATCCCCTTGATGTTCCGGGACGGCGGGGGGGAGAGAGCCTACATGGGACGATATGAAGGTCTCCTGCCATGGCTCGATGCCCGGTGGAAGGAAACGGAATCGGAGGCCGTCCTCGAAGAACTTGCTACGTACCGGGCGGATGATGAATGCAAGACCTGCGGAGGTCTGAGGCTCAAACCGGAAGCGTTGAGCGTGAAAGTCGGTGACTACGGCATAGGGGACTTTGTTTCCATGCCCATCGATGAATTGTGTCTCGTCCTAGAAAACATCTCCTTTACCTCCGGTGATGAACATATCGTGCACCAGGTTCTTCTCGAGACGAGAAAACGTCTTCATTTTCTTACCGACGTGGGAGTGGGGTATCTCTCCCTTATACGGAGAGCCGATACCCTCAGCGGGGGAGAGAGCCAGAGAATCAGGCTCGCCACCCAGATCGGATCGAAACTGAGCGGTGTCCTGTACGTGCTGGACGAACCTACCATCGGCCTTCATTCACGGGATACCGAAAAGCTCGTCAGGACCCTGGAGTCGATCCGCGACCTCGGAAACACCGTCGTGGTGGTTGAACATGACAGGGAAACCATGATGGCTGCGGACTCGATCATCGAGATGGGTCCGGGGGCCGGCGACGGTGGAGGAAATATCGTTTTTGCCGGGGAGTACGAGGAGGCATTCCGGTCACCCTTCCTCACCGGCCCCTACCTGCGGGGAGAAAGCAACGGTATCGTCAGGCCGAAGGAGAGAAGGAGGCCCAAAGGGACCCTGACCGTAAAAGGAGCCCGGCACAACAATCTGAAGGGCATCGACGTGGAGTTTCCCACGGGGCTCTTCATCACCGTGACAGGTGTTTCAGGTTCGGGGAAGAGCAGCCTTATCCATGACGTACTCTACAAGGGTATGAGGAGGCACCTGGACAGGGATTTCCGGGAACGGGCGGGAAACCATAAAAGCATTGACGGATGGGAAAATTTCAGAAACATCATCCTCGTCGACCAGAGCCCCATTGGGAGGACTCCGAGGTCGAATCCCGCCACCTACACGGGACTGTTTACTCTTATCCGGGAGCTGTTTACGGAGCTCCCCGAAGCGAAACTGAGGGGATATCTTCCCGGCAGGTTCAGCTTCAATGTAAGGGGAGGGCGGTGCGAAGCGTGCGGCGGCGGAGGCTCCACCAAGGTTTCCATGCTGTTTCTTCCAGACGTGTACGTTCCCTGCGAGGTCTGCGGGGGTAAACGATACAACAGGGAAACCCTCGAGGTGAAGTTCAAGGGGAAATCCATATCCGACGTTCTGGACATGACGGTGGACGAGGCCCTGCAGTTCTTCAGGGACATACCGAGAATCGCCTCCAAGCTGGGCCTCATTGCCGAAGCGGGGCTCGGATATATAAGGCTCGGTCAGTCGGCCCTCACCCTCAGCGGAGGGGAGGCGCAGAGAGTGAAGCTGTCAAAGGAGCTGAGCAAGAAATTCTCGGGTCCCACCCTGTACCTTCTGGATGAACCGACCACGGGCCTTTACTACACCGACGTAGAAAAACTGCTGGTCATCGTGAACAAGATCGTCGACCAGGGAAACACGGTCATCCTCATCGAACACAATCTGGATGTACTGATGTCCGCAGATTATATTATCGACCTCGGCCCGGAGGGAGGAAACGGAGGAGGGCAGCTCGTCGCGGCAGGCACACCGGAAGATCTCATGCACTCTTCCAAAGGATATACGGCCCGGTTTCTCAGGGAGTATTCCGATCAAATCGGCGAAAGGATGAAAAAAAGTGGATAA
- the rlmB gene encoding 23S rRNA (guanosine(2251)-2'-O)-methyltransferase RlmB, whose amino-acid sequence MERKEGKRPPRRRIGKETGSAEPRFEKKRSEDLNWGRQVVLQLLKESPDKVQKIFLGKNVSDSFSRQVKSLAEKGGVVVQVVAPEILSEICGPVNHQGVACRSSEVSMADLGDFLSTLPSGGPLLVVVLDHVQDPHNLGAVARTAEACGAKGVLFPKRRGALPGGTVVKVSAGAALRLPMVGVNNVAQTVKELQEAGFWTIGLDNRTGRSLWSEPMPERTALIVGAEGEGLSRLVSETCDEIVRIPLSGEIGSLNASVACAVGMFEWARKWGPGD is encoded by the coding sequence ATGGAAAGAAAAGAGGGGAAAAGACCCCCCCGCAGGAGGATCGGAAAAGAAACCGGCTCCGCTGAACCCCGTTTTGAAAAAAAGAGGAGCGAAGACCTCAACTGGGGGAGGCAGGTCGTACTCCAGCTGTTAAAAGAGTCCCCCGACAAGGTTCAAAAAATCTTCCTCGGGAAAAATGTGAGCGACTCTTTTTCCCGGCAGGTAAAATCCCTGGCGGAAAAAGGCGGGGTAGTGGTCCAGGTTGTTGCGCCCGAGATTCTTTCCGAAATCTGCGGCCCTGTAAACCACCAGGGTGTCGCCTGCAGGAGCAGCGAGGTATCCATGGCCGACCTCGGTGATTTTCTCTCAACACTCCCGTCCGGCGGCCCCCTTCTCGTGGTAGTTCTTGACCACGTCCAGGATCCGCACAACCTCGGCGCAGTGGCCCGCACAGCGGAAGCGTGCGGTGCAAAAGGAGTTCTCTTTCCCAAGCGCAGGGGAGCCCTCCCCGGAGGTACGGTGGTCAAGGTGAGCGCGGGTGCCGCACTGCGCCTTCCCATGGTGGGGGTAAACAATGTCGCCCAGACGGTAAAAGAACTCCAGGAGGCCGGCTTCTGGACCATTGGGCTTGACAACAGGACCGGGCGTTCCCTCTGGTCTGAGCCCATGCCGGAAAGAACAGCCCTTATCGTCGGGGCCGAGGGTGAAGGCCTGTCCAGGCTTGTCTCGGAAACGTGCGACGAAATCGTCCGAATACCTCTTTCGGGTGAAATAGGCTCTTTGAACGCAAGTGTTGCCTGCGCCGTAGGAATGTTTGAATGGGCCAGGAAATGGGGCCCCGGTGACTGA
- a CDS encoding ornithine cyclodeaminase family protein — protein MFLMNSRHMLSCFSFTGMMDAAEEAMKAAAHAMDGDVTVPLRTAVSRKKNSLLLMPCLADDLWGLKALAIFPDNPALSRPFLNGLVLLFDGTDGTPLALFDGRTLTALRTGSVGGAAVRALARKDVRSLGLAGAGVQGYWQVRFACGARSFSEVRIFDAVPENAERTAERLAKDLPDIAVFLCRDASELALSSDVIITATTAKQPIFPDDRRLFSGGKCIIGIGSYTPETREYPDALFAEARQVYVDTEHALSETGDLIGPLSRGLISREIIRPLSDLFFEEQRADSGGTVFFKSVGLSVFDLYAAKTLLEKGKMTGNGIEFDL, from the coding sequence ATGTTCCTTATGAACAGCAGGCATATGCTTTCCTGCTTTAGTTTTACCGGGATGATGGATGCCGCCGAAGAGGCGATGAAAGCGGCCGCCCATGCGATGGACGGAGACGTTACAGTACCCCTCAGGACTGCGGTCAGCAGGAAAAAGAATTCTCTCCTGTTGATGCCCTGCCTTGCCGATGATCTCTGGGGGCTGAAAGCCCTCGCGATCTTTCCCGATAATCCCGCCCTCTCGCGCCCTTTTCTGAACGGGTTGGTACTCCTCTTTGACGGTACGGACGGCACCCCCCTTGCGCTTTTCGACGGAAGAACACTTACCGCCCTGAGAACGGGCTCAGTGGGAGGCGCCGCAGTGCGCGCTCTTGCCCGAAAGGATGTGCGGTCCCTTGGCCTTGCGGGGGCGGGTGTTCAGGGATACTGGCAGGTCCGTTTCGCCTGCGGGGCCCGTTCCTTTTCAGAGGTCCGAATATTTGACGCCGTTCCGGAGAACGCGGAAAGGACTGCTGAGAGGCTCGCGAAAGATCTGCCTGACATTGCCGTTTTCCTGTGCCGGGATGCCTCGGAGCTTGCCCTTTCTTCCGATGTGATCATTACAGCGACAACAGCGAAACAGCCGATTTTTCCTGATGACAGGCGTCTCTTTTCGGGAGGGAAGTGCATCATTGGTATCGGTTCCTATACTCCCGAAACAAGGGAATACCCCGATGCCCTTTTCGCAGAAGCGAGGCAGGTTTACGTGGATACAGAACATGCCCTTTCCGAAACGGGAGATCTCATAGGCCCTCTATCCAGGGGTTTAATTTCCAGAGAAATCATCCGTCCCCTTTCGGATCTTTTTTTTGAGGAGCAGAGAGCGGATTCCGGCGGTACTGTTTTCTTCAAATCCGTCGGACTTTCGGTGTTCGATCTTTACGCTGCGAAAACTCTGCTGGAGAAAGGAAAAATGACAGGAAACGGAATCGAATTTGATCTGTAG
- a CDS encoding (2Fe-2S)-binding protein, giving the protein MELIEEHPILDFPRGEKVRFFFDGREMEGYEGEPIAMALHANGIRVYRETAKMHRPRGFFCAIGKCSSCFMVVDGVPNVRTCITPLKPDMKVETQHGKGCVPETAE; this is encoded by the coding sequence ATGGAATTGATCGAGGAACATCCGATCCTTGATTTCCCCAGGGGAGAAAAAGTCCGCTTTTTCTTCGACGGCAGGGAAATGGAAGGATACGAAGGGGAACCCATCGCCATGGCCCTTCATGCGAACGGGATACGGGTCTACCGTGAAACGGCGAAAATGCACAGACCCCGGGGATTTTTCTGCGCCATCGGAAAGTGCAGCAGCTGTTTCATGGTGGTGGACGGGGTTCCGAACGTCAGGACGTGCATCACTCCCCTGAAACCGGACATGAAGGTGGAAACCCAACACGGCAAGGGCTGCGTTCCCGAGACGGCGGAATGA
- a CDS encoding FAD-dependent oxidoreductase: MKSLSTEILVIGGGAAGLSAAAEAAAAGAKVLVAESDLHLGGQLVKQTHKFFGSKDEYAGTRGFKIADILLSEIDSCKENVEIHTNTTITGFYPEDGIFTAMRGEEKFFHISAKKTIVATGAQERLIPFPNNDLPGVYGAGAVQTLMNVYGVVPGKRVLMVGAGNIGLIVSYQLMQAGVEVAAVVEAAPRVGGYWVHAAKIRRMGVPILLRHSIKKAVGDQVITGAYITALNDRFEPVGEESYMDCDVICIAVGLSPTTEILSQAGCGMMYVPQLCGLVARRDRTMRTSNPDFFTAGDASGIEEASAAMVEGRIAGLSAASSLGYPTEHGKLDEYWGRLQALRSGEAGARICQGLECVLVNRWEDVSNG; this comes from the coding sequence ATGAAATCTCTCTCGACAGAAATTCTCGTTATCGGCGGAGGAGCGGCGGGCTTGAGCGCGGCGGCGGAAGCGGCGGCGGCAGGGGCGAAGGTTCTGGTGGCGGAAAGCGATCTTCATCTCGGTGGACAGCTCGTAAAACAGACCCATAAATTTTTCGGCAGCAAGGACGAATATGCCGGAACCAGGGGGTTCAAAATCGCTGACATCCTGTTGAGCGAAATCGACTCCTGCAAGGAAAATGTTGAAATCCACACCAATACCACCATCACAGGCTTCTATCCGGAAGACGGAATCTTCACCGCCATGCGCGGTGAAGAAAAATTCTTTCACATCAGCGCGAAAAAAACGATAGTCGCTACCGGCGCCCAGGAACGGCTCATTCCGTTTCCGAACAATGACCTCCCCGGCGTTTACGGTGCGGGAGCCGTTCAGACCCTTATGAACGTTTACGGGGTAGTCCCCGGGAAACGGGTTCTTATGGTCGGAGCGGGCAATATCGGCCTTATCGTAAGTTACCAGCTCATGCAGGCGGGTGTCGAAGTCGCCGCCGTCGTCGAAGCTGCGCCACGGGTGGGCGGCTACTGGGTCCATGCCGCGAAAATACGCCGGATGGGCGTCCCCATCCTTCTGCGTCACTCGATAAAGAAGGCCGTCGGGGACCAGGTCATCACTGGAGCGTACATCACGGCGCTCAACGATCGTTTCGAGCCGGTGGGCGAAGAATCGTACATGGACTGTGACGTCATCTGCATCGCTGTCGGGCTTTCACCGACCACGGAGATTCTCTCCCAGGCAGGATGCGGAATGATGTATGTTCCCCAGTTGTGCGGCCTTGTAGCACGGCGGGACAGGACAATGCGAACCTCAAACCCCGATTTTTTCACCGCAGGTGACGCAAGCGGCATCGAAGAAGCCAGCGCCGCCATGGTCGAAGGAAGAATAGCCGGTCTTTCCGCGGCATCCAGCCTTGGATACCCCACGGAACACGGAAAACTGGATGAATACTGGGGGCGTCTCCAGGCTCTCAGGTCAGGTGAGGCAGGAGCACGGATCTGCCAGGGGCTCGAATGCGTACTTGTAAACAGATGGGAGGATGTATCCAATGGCTGA
- a CDS encoding 4Fe-4S dicluster domain-containing protein encodes MADDLDLFNSGVLTGEREGAVLPDRTLWESKKGGVVLVECPQRIPCNPCHTSCPTGAIRPFADINDTPKVDHSLCTGCTLCVASCPGLACFVIDLTFSGDKALFKLPYEMLPLPEKGQKVWCLNRTGDCIAEGTVENVTQPKKDRTYVIHVSAPKEVVGEFRTIRAVK; translated from the coding sequence ATGGCTGATGATCTTGACCTCTTCAACAGCGGCGTCCTCACCGGGGAACGGGAAGGCGCCGTTCTGCCGGACCGCACGCTCTGGGAATCGAAAAAAGGGGGGGTCGTCCTCGTCGAATGCCCCCAGCGCATTCCCTGCAATCCCTGCCATACCAGCTGTCCGACAGGAGCGATTCGTCCTTTTGCCGACATCAACGACACTCCGAAGGTTGATCATTCGCTGTGCACGGGATGTACCCTCTGCGTAGCATCCTGTCCGGGCCTGGCGTGTTTCGTTATCGATCTCACTTTCTCCGGAGACAAAGCTCTTTTCAAGCTTCCCTACGAGATGCTCCCCCTTCCGGAAAAGGGGCAGAAAGTCTGGTGCCTGAACCGGACGGGAGATTGCATTGCGGAAGGGACAGTAGAAAACGTGACCCAGCCCAAAAAGGACAGGACCTATGTTATTCATGTTTCGGCTCCAAAGGAAGTAGTCGGCGAATTCCGGACAATCAGGGCGGTGAAATGA
- a CDS encoding (2Fe-2S)-binding protein, whose amino-acid sequence MTMQQKEHPESEEIYVCRCEEVTLEEIREWIDRGYDTVEELKRVLRVGMGPCQGRGCQDILMREIAKKTGKSITEIEPATVRPPAKPVRIGLLAEEGEK is encoded by the coding sequence ATGACCATGCAGCAGAAGGAACATCCGGAATCTGAAGAGATTTATGTCTGTCGCTGCGAGGAAGTAACCCTCGAGGAAATCCGCGAGTGGATCGACAGGGGATATGACACCGTAGAAGAACTCAAAAGGGTTCTCCGTGTCGGCATGGGGCCATGCCAGGGCAGAGGCTGCCAGGATATCCTCATGAGAGAGATCGCAAAAAAAACAGGAAAATCAATCACCGAAATAGAACCGGCAACAGTTCGACCTCCCGCAAAACCTGTCAGGATCGGCCTGCTCGCAGAGGAGGGTGAAAAATGA
- a CDS encoding FAD-binding oxidoreductase — translation MTEWKNTADIVVIGGGIIGVSTAYYLALNGMKNIVLIEKGTICGGSTGRCGAGIRAQWGTEMNCRLGIAALDIFEQLDQELGMSVGLNQGGYLLVAYNEKELETLRKGMELQNSLGIKSRQINLQEAREICPGLAAEDAVGFFFHGRDGHADPFLTTFAYLEAAKRLGVVCHRHTTCTGILVENNEVRGVETDRGTIHAPVVINCAGAYAQFIARMAGIEIPNWAERHEIMITEPVAPGVCPCMLMSFSGNYYIQQRPHGSIICGMSPAGHPEDFENRSTWQFIEEMSKTLVRLLPRTKGIRIARQWSGLYDMTPDAQPIIGETDVKNFYHSTGYSGHGFMLAPVAGKILAQHIAGKTPDIDFSMLDYRRFARGEHIRESNVV, via the coding sequence ATGACGGAATGGAAGAACACCGCCGATATCGTTGTCATAGGAGGCGGAATAATCGGCGTATCGACAGCCTATTATCTTGCCCTGAACGGCATGAAGAACATCGTTCTCATCGAAAAGGGCACCATCTGCGGCGGCTCCACCGGAAGATGCGGCGCAGGCATACGGGCCCAGTGGGGCACGGAGATGAACTGCCGGCTCGGCATTGCAGCCCTTGATATTTTCGAGCAGCTCGACCAGGAACTTGGAATGTCGGTAGGGCTCAACCAGGGTGGCTACCTGCTCGTGGCCTACAACGAAAAAGAGCTGGAGACCCTTCGGAAAGGGATGGAACTCCAAAATTCCCTTGGGATCAAGTCCAGGCAGATAAATCTGCAGGAAGCCAGGGAAATCTGCCCTGGGCTAGCGGCTGAGGATGCCGTGGGATTCTTCTTCCACGGAAGGGACGGTCATGCCGACCCCTTCCTTACCACCTTCGCTTACCTTGAAGCGGCAAAACGCCTCGGTGTTGTCTGCCACAGGCACACTACCTGCACGGGCATTCTTGTGGAAAACAACGAAGTACGGGGCGTAGAAACCGACAGGGGAACAATCCATGCCCCCGTGGTGATAAACTGTGCCGGCGCTTATGCCCAGTTCATCGCCCGCATGGCAGGAATAGAAATCCCCAACTGGGCGGAGCGGCATGAGATCATGATCACCGAGCCGGTCGCACCGGGGGTCTGTCCCTGCATGCTCATGAGCTTCTCGGGAAATTATTATATCCAGCAGAGGCCTCACGGCTCCATAATATGCGGCATGAGTCCGGCAGGACATCCCGAAGATTTTGAAAACAGGAGCACCTGGCAGTTCATAGAAGAAATGTCGAAAACCCTTGTCAGGCTTCTGCCGCGAACCAAAGGGATCAGGATAGCTCGACAGTGGTCAGGATTGTATGACATGACTCCCGATGCCCAGCCGATCATCGGGGAAACGGACGTAAAAAATTTCTACCACTCGACGGGCTACTCGGGGCACGGCTTCATGCTCGCTCCCGTGGCGGGGAAAATTCTTGCCCAGCACATCGCCGGGAAAACCCCCGACATTGATTTTTCCATGCTCGACTACAGGCGCTTCGCCAGGGGCGAACACATAAGGGAGTCGAATGTCGTATAG
- a CDS encoding 4Fe-4S binding protein → MKLLKTYLDRCVQCGACMSACSKAWAKEDSPELSRVRVKTVTGMADIRVCDQCGGCIAVCPSLALSRDKDGVVRIDRKKCTSCLMCVGFCPSASMFFSDRIPSPYKCVACGICVRVCPEGALEIIDTGKEG, encoded by the coding sequence GTGAAACTGCTGAAGACGTACCTTGACCGGTGCGTACAGTGCGGAGCGTGCATGAGTGCCTGTTCGAAGGCGTGGGCGAAGGAGGACTCCCCGGAGCTCTCCCGCGTCCGGGTAAAGACCGTCACGGGCATGGCGGACATTCGTGTGTGCGACCAGTGCGGCGGATGCATCGCCGTCTGTCCTTCTCTGGCTCTCTCCCGGGACAAAGACGGGGTTGTCCGGATCGACAGGAAGAAGTGCACCTCCTGCCTCATGTGTGTCGGATTCTGCCCCAGTGCCTCCATGTTTTTCTCCGACCGCATCCCGTCGCCCTACAAGTGTGTTGCCTGCGGCATCTGTGTCAGGGTCTGCCCCGAAGGGGCCCTTGAAATCATCGACACCGGGAAGGAGGGCTAG